From Dioscorea cayenensis subsp. rotundata cultivar TDr96_F1 chromosome 13, TDr96_F1_v2_PseudoChromosome.rev07_lg8_w22 25.fasta, whole genome shotgun sequence, the proteins below share one genomic window:
- the LOC120274979 gene encoding elongation factor 1-delta 1-like translates to MAVTFHNVNLEAGLQKLDQYLLTRSYITGYQASKDDIAVHAAFSSAPSSDYVNVSRWYNHIDALLKLSGVTCEGQGVTISGSAPPAEVAPSSPAIDDAKAPAAEDDDDDDDVDLFGEETEEEKKAAEERAAAIKASGKKKESGKSSVLLDVKPWDDETDMQKLEESVRSIQMEGLLWGASKLVPVGYGIKKLQIMMTIVDDLVSVDSLIEEHLTVEPANEYIQSCDIVAFNKI, encoded by the exons ATGGCTGTGACTTTCCACAATGTCAACTTGGAAGCTGGGCTCCAGAAGCTGGATCAGTATCTTCTTACTCGCAGTTACATCACTGG ATACCAAGCCTCAAAAGATGATATTGCTGTGCATGCTGCTTTTTCATCAGCCCCATCTTCAGACTATGTGAATGTGTCAAGATGGTACAACCACATTGATGCACTCCTTAAGTTGAG TGGTGTCACATGTGAAGGGCAGGGAGTCACAATTTCAGGATCTGCCCCTCCTGCTGAGGTGGCCCCTTCCTCTCCAGCCATTGATGATGCAAAG GCTCCAGCAGCTgaggatgacgatgatgatgatgatgtggatttGTTTGGTGAAGAGacagaagaagagaagaaagcaGCTGAGGAGCGTGCAGCAGCCATCAAAGCATctgggaagaagaaagaat CTGGGAAGTCATCAGTATTGTTGGATGTAAAACCATGGGATGATGAGACAGACATGCAGAAGCTGGAAGAATCAGTGAGAAGCATCCAAATGGAGGGCCTACTTTGGGGAGCAT CCAAGCTTGTTCCTGTTGGTTATGGCATTAAGAAGCTTCAAATAATGATGACGATCGTGGATGATTTAGTTTCTGTTGACAGCCTTATAGAGGAGCACCTTACAGTGGAGCCAGCCAATGAGTATATCCAGAGCTGTGATATTGTTGCTTTCAACAAGATTT